agtTTGTTTCCTTTGTTAGGACAGTGAGAAACAAGAACCAAACAAGAAGTGTTGAGCTATTTTCAACGTCACTGGGACAGGTTAAAGAAGATAGGACTGGGCTATATTTGTACACTGTTGTTTCTTATGAATCTCATATTGGTTTCCGTATGACCTTTGAGTGATTTGTTTGTGACTGAAtcattttatgtgtgtgtgtgtgtgtgttggtgcacaCTTGCATCTGCACATGTTTGCACGTTTCAAAACTACAACGAAAGACTAAGATTTCTGATTAGAGTGTCCCTATACTTTTAACTTCACGCAAATTACGAACAACCTCGAAATGTGTTTGCAACAGTGTGTCGCTTACGTACTCTCATACTCCTTTTCTTCGTCTGGTACTACGGCAGCCGGAAGTTCAGTTTTCCTCTTGACTGAGTGACGAAGATGAACAGCCAGTCCCTGGTTCCTCCTTTTGTAATGCCTGATTAAATCTGTCATGGTCTTAAAGAACTTCTCCTTCACTCCGGCTGCCGCCTTCAGGGAGGGGAACTGGGTCAGTGTGGTGGTTGGCTTGGTATGAAAGCCAACCACCTCGTGCCTGCAATTCACTtcaactgcatgtgtgtgcttgtgtgtgtttgtgtgtgtgtgagtacctgaAGAGTGAAGTAACCATTGTGTGTCTGAAGTAGTCTGTAGGTATACACCATCTTCTGTTTGCTGCATTAACAAACAGGGCAAAACAGTGGTTCTTTATGTCCTTAGACAGCGACATGCTCATACTGGTTGCAATTTCTGCATGATGCAACACTGGATGTTAACAGCAAAAATATTCTGTGAAGTTCCTGGTTGTTTGGGGGTATTCTgctatttttaaatgtttgatGCTTTCAAGTTTGGAGGCATCTGGGTGTACAAAACTAAAATTAAGTACAAAACATACCAATCTGATATAAATCAATTACAATGAAAGCTGCATGACTAGTGCTGAATCAAACAttatataaatgttttttttaaatgtataaagATAAAGAGATATAGAGATAAAGACTGGGGGAGGCGGAGGTGTATACTTACTACACGCAGAGACACATGGCTCCCTGTATGGTCTCACTGTCTCTGATGAGGTAGGTTCCTTCCTTGCCCTTTCTGCTCAGCAGATTCTCACCTTCCAGCTTGCTAATTGCCCCGTGGTACGCTGGCAAGGATGCTGCCATGGTATCAACCCAACAGGGCTGTCACACTTATGCCTTCAGCCAGTAGACCCAACTACTGTTGTTCTCAGCTTCTCACTAATAGCCTATACCTATCAGTTTCACTTTTCTTCTTGCTCCTACAAACACTTAACACTTACATGCTGAATAAAAGTACCACCGACTCCGGCCACAGTTCTGACACAGGaaactaagtgtgtgtgtgtgcgtgcgcgcgtgcgtgcgcgcgcgcccCCGCAGGGTAaacatgcattttacaatgatACCCGTGAGGCTTGAAGGACTTCACCCACGAGTGAGTAACGGGTGTTTTGTTACAAGTGTCACTAAATTAAGCTATAGCATTTTTGCTGCATTTACTCTTCAGTTATTCTTGCACACAAATAATCTACTTTGCAACAAACCGTACCGGCGTAAGGCGACATTACAGCATGAAAAGAGACTTGACGCGTTCCTCGCTAAAGCCCATTGTATTGGCTAAGTAAAGTGAGTAGGCCAGAGTAATTGGTGCCCATGACTCATGGGCCATGAGTCACGCACTTTGTCATGGAAAACTGGCACGCTAGTTCGTAGTAAACAGCCCAACGGTTGAATTATCCCCAATAAGTGGTGAATACGAACTAATTCAAGAGGCGAGTGATGCCAGACCGAAACAGGGTAGGAGTTGATGTGCAGGATGGCGCAAGATCCCGCCACCTTGATTCGGAGCCAGGTAAGTGCACGATTAACTGTTTGATATTTATTCATAATTCGGGTGTACAATATAATATATGCTAACGTGTGCTTGTCCATTCCCATTAGCCGAAAAGCTTCACGATGGCGGTTTGCACATTTGCGGGACAATCCTGACTtttctctcgctcctcctcatcctcgctACCTTTCCCGTGTCCGTTTGGAGCTGTGTGAAGGTCAGGTCAGAACAataaacgctgtagcctacagtaTATTAGCGTGGGCATACCtatatttctgtttgtgtgttttaagtTTGGATTCTTTCTTCTCCAGGTGGTCCAGGAGTATGAAAGAGCTGTCGTGTTCCGTTTGGGACGTGTCATTAAGGGACAGGCCAAAGGACCGGGTGCGTACATGATTTCAATTCTCTAATCTTGTCATTCCCGTTTCTCCTAAACAAATCCCTGGTGTTCAGAGCACAGCGCCTGCAAATTTAGGAGTCTAACGGCACATGACAGGGATCTCTCTCCTGTGCAGGACTCTTCTGGATCATTCCCTGGTTGGACACCATCCAAAAAGTAGACCTGAGAACAGTCTCGTTCAACATCCCACCACAGGAGGTCTGTATTATGCTGACACACTGAGGCCTCTGTCCCACACTGACATCCCATCTCTGATAGGTCTGTCCGTGATCATGTCCCGCCCCTCTCCAGGTGCTGACCGCCGATTGGGTGCCGTTAAAAGTGGACGCTGTGATGTTCTACCGTGTGGTTGAACCTGCTCTGTTGGTGACACAGGTGGCAGATGCCAACTTGGCCAAACACACCCTGGCACAGGTCACACTCAGGGCTactctgggcacacacacactgacagacgcaGTCACACAGCGAGGGAAGGTCTCACATCAAATAGAAGTAAGTGtatttcagtgtgtgtatgtgtgtgttcaggagtgtCGTCCACGAGTTGGTTGTGTGCGACACTCTGACCTCCCAGCATTATTTCCAAGAGCGGTAGGCGTGTCTCTTGTGTAAACGAGCATTCCTGTTTCAGGAGCTGCTCTCCGCCACGTCTGAGAGATGGGGGGTgcaggtggagagggtggagctgAGAGACGTCAGCCTCCCCCCCGGTCTGCAGAGGAGCATGGCGGCCGAGGCGGAGGCTGCGAGGGAGGCCCGTGCTAAGgtacccccacacgcacacagacactgtcGTTGTCACATCCTGGCTGTGCATTCCGTCATGTGCTGTCATCTTCGATCCTGGCAGCTTTGTAGCTCGCATGTTTGTGTAGTCGCATCTGAGCGGAACACTGTGCCCACCAACAGAAGAGATTTTCTTTCCTTCTGCTGATTGGCTCAACCACCCACGTGTCTCTCCAGCCATGTTGGGGAGGGCTTTAGCTCAGGGTTAGAGGCTACCTGTACTTTGCTTAGGATGAAGCGTCTGCTACATGAAGACATGACATGTTCAGCTGTACTGGATGTACTAGCAGGTCATGCAATGTTGTTgcatggtgtgggtgtgtggtataAGCATGGACGTAGTATTAATAATTGTAGCTCATTGATAGCTCACtaaaccctgtgtgtgtctgtgggtcactgtgtgcgtgtgtctgtgtgtgtcagctgatCTTggctgaaggagaggtggaggcgtCTCGCTTCCTGAGGGAGGCGGGGTTATTGATGTCGTCCTCCCCAGTTGCCCTGGAGCTGCGGTACCTGCAGTCTGTCACCTCCGTGGTCACAGACCACACCTCCACTCTGGTGGTGACCTGCTGGGATCGCTCCTCCGCGGAACCCCCCGAGTCGTCACGACGGCTCAGCCGCGTCGACGAGGTGCCACAAACTGGCTCCGTCCGCGAAGTGGTGGCTAAACTGTGTGTTATATCATTTCTGTCAGGGGTCATGGTCTGTGGAATTGAACTGTATTTCTAAAGTGTTTGGACTGAATACAGAACTTGTATAAATAATACTGTAtatcccttgtgctgccttcgggtcacatgacccaaaggttcataacgaaccaccgttgtgtttacccaattttacccaatacaaaaacaaatcaaaataattttcttttaaccattgcaatgtggggggtctgagacagcccgtcagttaaaagaaaatgcttcactttgtttttgtaggaggtaaatttgtcgcaatacgacggtgggtcacaatgactgatgggtcagaatgacccgaagataacacaagggataTGCTACTGATGATTTGTTGGTTTGTATAATGCATATTTGTCGAAATGGAAATATGTTTAACATATTTAAAGTTAACTCACTGGATTTTATTTTGCCATTTTAGAATTCCATTCTAATGGAACACTTGTTAAGTGTTCCATTCTGcttcacacatgcaaacacacagaggccTGAACAGCAGCCGGAAACTGACTACCCACACGCCAAGATGGTCACCCACAAAATATTATTTCCTGGCTGctataacatttagtcatttagcagacactcttatccagagcgacttacagtaagcacagggacattgcccctgaggcaagtagggtgaagtgccttgcccaaggacacaacatcagctgattaatagcccgattccctaactgctcagccatttaACCTCCCCCATAACGCTCATATCTTTCTTAAATGACCTTAAAAGTCATGTATAGTAAAATACCTTGATACTAATAACTTCCCCATGATCATAGTATACACAGTTCAACCTTCTTTGCTGATCTTGAGGTAAACAGGTGCCTATCTAACAGAATACTAATTTTCTTACACTTACTGAAAGGTCCCACCTGATAACATACATTGATACTCCAAAAAGCTCTTACTCTACAAAAATAAGCGGGATATAACTACAAATATCTTACCTCAGTCATAATAGTTATCTCCAGTGCTATTGTTTTCAGAGGATTCATGTTTTTAGGCCAAGGCTTTGACTCTGGCTATCTGATCAGCTGACGAGACTAATGGCAGAAGGGGGAAATGTACATAATCatttctctcaccctcacctggCCTCGTTTCGAACGGTTCAAACCAGGAGACGACTGAATATGAgtgcgtgtgggtgggtgtgtgtgaaaggtgtGACTCTACACTAACAGGACACAGAAAGAAAGCATCAGACACAACACCCCCCCTGACCCTGCCTCTACATGCTACCTGCTAGGTCCTCTGTCCCCTACTATGGAGTAGGGGacagaggaggaacacacacatagacacacatgagAGTTCTGCCATCTTTCTCCTCCAATCCcaagtctcctctctcttatcCAGTCCTGTGGTCAGATGGTGACTGGGGGCgtggtctgggagagggagagagagaggggttaagCTCTTTAATCCTGGTAGAACATTGTGACCTCTTTATCACCTCTTTCTGTCTGCTGGATCAACTGTGTGCACCGTCTATCCCAATGCTGAGGACAGTGGAGCTGGCCACCagacccctgaacacacacacacacgtacagacactcatacacaccctGGAGCGCACTGGAAACATTTGAACTGTTTGATGCCACTGCCCTTTGCTGTGGGTAAAGATTATATGTATTTAAACTCCATGATATACATTTAATGCAGTCAGTCAGGCAGTAGGTGAAAGGCTTGCttggcagggctgggctggataATTGGAAGCTAATAATAACCGTTGTCCATGTGGCTCCTGCTTATAGCGGTGAACAAGCCTGTATTTAAGGTTACTCTTACTGCTTGGAAACAGAAACTATACTGCACTACTGCAGAACATTATTTAGGAGGTTTTCATTTTGTGTCTtgttaaatatttattttgcaAACATCCATTTACTACTTGTGCCATTTCTTCctcttgtattgtgtgtgtgtgtgtgtgcgtgtgtgtgtggggggggtcaatGATGTGTGTTGCAATGGCAGTGTGTTTAGGTCGGTGTTGTGTTTTGTAAACGTTCGTCGTGGTTGTATGGGCTCTTCTCCATCCCACTCAAGTCACCTAAACGTGccgctctctcttcttccctccgtgtgtgtgtgtctcctgacgtctctctgtgtgtgtgtctcctgacgtctctgtgtgtgtgtgtcctgacgtctctctgtgtgtgtgtctcctgacgtctctgtgtgtgtgtcctgacgtctctctgtgtgtgtgtctcctgacgtctctctgtgtgtgtctcctgacgtctctctgtgtgtgtgtctcctgacgtctctctgtgtgtgtgtctcctgacgtctctctgtgtgtgtgtgtgtcctgacgtctctctgtgtgtgtgtctcctgacgtctctctgtgtgtgtctcctgacgtctctctctgtgtgtgtctcctgacgtctctgtgtgtgtgtgtgtcctgacgtctctctgtgtgtgtctcctgacgtctctctatgtgtgtgtctccttctcAACACTCCCACTGGCTCAATCTTTCCCTGTCCATCAATCTCTCCCCTGTAAGCTCAGAGGGAACCCTGGTCTTCTCtggtctcctccccttctctcatcctccctccctccctctctccctatccttgCCTTACTTACTTCACAGCCTCTGTTCTCCCAGACAAACTTTGGCTggtgttctgtctttctctctctctctacctcctctgttTCCCTCGTCCTTCTCTCTGTGAGGATGACACCCCGGAGACTGCTGTGTCTGGTGGTCCTACttgtgctttgtaaaggtaagaGCACATCTGTGTgccaaattgtgtgtgtgtatgttgtcatCTGTCTTtggtgaggtgagtgtgtgtgtgtgtgtgcatgagcgaTCTGGGGTTTCAGGACAGGAAACATTATTAGAATTCACTTGTTTCAGTTCAGCGTCTGAACTGCAGTGACAGCAATGTcagtaagtttgtgtgtgtgaccgcaGAAAGCCCAAAAAAGCACAGAAACGTCCTGAATGTTCTCACATCTGCTTCTACTTTAGGCCGCTTTTGTACGCTCATTCCAAACGTATAGCTTTCTGTCTggacttacagacacacacgctcatgttcacacactgtacatgtaaacacacacaggtaaacggGAGTGGGGGGGATTGATCCCCCAACCACCCAGTGTGACTGACAACCATAAGCGCTAATCACCACTTGTGATTGGGGCAGGGATGGAGCATGATGGGATGAGCTTCTTTTTTTATAGCAGCATGATCCAATTGAGAGCGGTTGAGGGTTGTGAGCGCTAATTACAGAGCATTGATCACCTCTAAAGCCAGCGAGTCTGATGCCTCTGCGCAGCTCCGAAGCCGATGCTAAGCATGCAGCGCAAACGGCTGACATGTAACCGCGAACGTTTGTCTAGTTGATGAGTCATGCGACTCAGACAGTACGATATTTCCTATAAGCTAAAACCCCCACAACCAGCTGGCCCACTGTgtcgtgagacacacgcatttcaaccagttcacacactcacgtcacaccttgtatttctcacactGAAAAGGAAATGCCAACCAAGTAgagctaacgttgtaaacagtaatggACGAGGACGCGCTAACACCCATGACGATACGCACCTTAAAAAAACAGCGCACACCTGTTTAATGAACTCCTTGTTTATCCCCCAAGTCTGGGTAAAAGGCTAGAGTCTAGACAAATGCATCCACTTTCCATCTCAATTTGAGGAAGTTACAGTTCAGAAGATGGTTGAGACTCGTGATGATAGAAGGACAACGCAAAATAAACCTTATCCTTTGACATCTcccaatttgtgtgtgtctagcaaGTCTGCCTGCCCTTTTTAGTCAATCATGTGCAATGAATGAGAGTCCATCTTTACGTTTGGTAAATGATGGCATTCATGTTAAAGGATATTGACCTCTGAGCCTATGATGACCCTCCCCTCCAGGTCAGGAGAGTGGGGAGCCATGTGACAACTTCACAGACCTGTACTTCCACGAGTCGTTCATGGGCACCATTCTGGACGTGCGCCTGCTCCTGTACACCCGGTCCAACCTCTACTGTGGCCGGGAGCTCAGCCACCACCACCTGTCCTCCCAGCCCTTCCTCAACCTCTCCCTGCCCACCGCCTTCGTCATCCACGGCTACCGGCCCACCGGAGCCCCCCCTATCTGGGTGGACCACATCGT
Above is a genomic segment from Osmerus mordax isolate fOsmMor3 chromosome 15, fOsmMor3.pri, whole genome shotgun sequence containing:
- the si:ch73-264p11.1 gene encoding SH2 domain-containing protein 1B, with the translated sequence MAASLPAYHGAISKLEGENLLSRKGKEGTYLIRDSETIQGAMCLCVYKQKMVYTYRLLQTHNGYFTLQAAAGVKEKFFKTMTDLIRHYKRRNQGLAVHLRHSVKRKTELPAAVVPDEEKEYENIPDSEDYVDVLPS
- the zgc:112408 gene encoding stomatin, translated to MPDRNRVGVDVQDGARSRHLDSEPAEKLHDGGLHICGTILTFLSLLLILATFPVSVWSCVKVVQEYERAVVFRLGRVIKGQAKGPGLFWIIPWLDTIQKVDLRTVSFNIPPQEVLTADWVPLKVDAVMFYRVVEPALLVTQVADANLAKHTLAQVTLRATLGTHTLTDAVTQRGKVSHQIEELLSATSERWGVQVERVELRDVSLPPGLQRSMAAEAEAAREARAKLILAEGEVEASRFLREAGLLMSSSPVALELRYLQSVTSVVTDHTSTLVVTCWDRSSAEPPESSRRLSRVDEVPQTGSVREVVAKLCVISFLSGVMVCGIELYF